A genome region from Nitrospira sp. includes the following:
- a CDS encoding putative toxin-antitoxin system toxin component, PIN family, with protein sequence MRVVLDTNIFVSGLLSAAGPPARIIQAVLQRRLIPIMSPDTFAELEAVLRRPKLQRAFTRAGVNITSFLETIQAEVQFVDPHPTNTPLRDAHDRPFLDLMATTPAPQYFVTGDKDFEASHYSGVPVISAAEFARLLALVSRSS encoded by the coding sequence GTGCGCGTCGTTCTTGATACCAATATTTTCGTGTCCGGCCTGTTGTCCGCCGCAGGGCCTCCTGCACGGATCATCCAGGCGGTCTTACAGCGCCGCCTCATCCCCATCATGAGTCCTGATACCTTCGCGGAACTAGAAGCCGTTCTGCGACGCCCCAAACTCCAACGCGCATTTACCCGAGCTGGGGTGAATATCACGAGCTTTCTGGAAACAATCCAAGCCGAAGTGCAGTTCGTTGATCCCCATCCCACCAACACTCCCCTGCGTGATGCGCATGATCGACCGTTCCTCGATCTCATGGCGACCACACCTGCCCCCCAATACTTCGTCACCGGCGATAAGGATTTCGAGGCCTCACACTACAGCGGAGTGCCGGTCATTTCAGCCGCCGAATTTGCCCGACTGCTCGCGCTGGTGAGTCGATCCAGCTGA
- a CDS encoding replication initiation factor domain-containing protein, translating to MESGFTLTIDWLAFTVLASNPQETIRVLGGEWSKAKGGFRGYPLSWMRADGLRGVGKLGTNAPRRPNEIHVDLSGGLASALTLDQIRTLLKWVQAQQGHVTRIDCALDDRAGSVPVSTIREAVSAGQCVTRAAQVRHIVSNLTHGTGAITGETMYFGSPQSQTLLRIYDKRLELQSKCQENYQDYGTRWELELKKDRAEQCARALASLDEADWKELVVGLLRSYVDFRQITKETEDEDRYRAPMLEWYALLTEGFQKGRLAQEKQVQTLQHVKRWVSNTLTPMLAVICATPGGEEWLLQEIVRGISRWKDRHRNLLTRPTRFHRSAGGNAGSPC from the coding sequence ATGGAGTCTGGCTTCACCCTCACCATCGACTGGCTAGCGTTTACCGTCCTGGCCAGCAATCCCCAAGAGACCATCCGGGTCCTGGGTGGTGAGTGGAGCAAGGCCAAAGGCGGGTTCCGAGGCTATCCCCTGTCCTGGATGAGGGCTGACGGCCTGCGCGGGGTCGGCAAATTGGGCACCAATGCGCCTCGACGCCCGAATGAAATCCATGTGGATCTGTCGGGCGGCCTGGCGTCCGCCCTGACACTGGATCAAATCCGAACCCTGCTCAAATGGGTACAGGCCCAACAAGGGCACGTCACCCGCATCGATTGCGCTCTAGATGATCGAGCCGGGTCGGTCCCGGTCAGCACGATTCGAGAAGCAGTATCAGCAGGCCAATGTGTGACGCGTGCGGCACAGGTCCGACATATCGTCTCGAACCTCACCCACGGCACTGGGGCCATCACGGGCGAAACGATGTATTTCGGCAGTCCTCAGAGTCAGACCTTGTTGCGCATTTACGATAAACGGCTCGAACTCCAGAGCAAGTGCCAGGAGAACTATCAGGACTATGGGACTCGGTGGGAGTTAGAACTCAAGAAGGATCGCGCCGAACAATGTGCGAGAGCCTTAGCCTCGTTAGACGAAGCCGATTGGAAGGAGTTGGTGGTCGGCTTGCTTCGATCGTATGTAGATTTCCGACAGATCACCAAAGAGACAGAAGACGAAGACCGATACCGGGCTCCCATGCTGGAGTGGTACGCCCTCCTGACGGAGGGATTTCAGAAGGGGCGATTGGCCCAGGAGAAGCAGGTGCAGACCCTGCAGCACGTGAAACGATGGGTGAGCAACACCCTGACGCCGATGTTGGCGGTCATTTGTGCCACCCCTGGAGGGGAAGAATGGCTACTACAGGAAATTGTCAGGGGCATCTCCAGGTGGAAAGACCGACACCGGAACTTGCTCACACGACCCACTCGGTTTCACCGGTCTGCCGGCGGCAACGCGGGCAGCCCATGTTAG
- a CDS encoding tyrosine-type recombinase/integrase: MGLFKRNKVWWMTFIYQGRQVRRSTECTDRRLAEAVLGKIKVKLVEGRYFDRLEEQERTFEEMVERYVAERVVGASRHGERRARGVLAHLLPVFGKKTLVQVTPKEIAAYKWKRQQAGAAPATIVKELALMKTAFNVAIREWEWCRDNPVCRVSMGKVNNARVRYCDDETLARIYQACPTWLQPIVMLARYTGLRRENVVCLQWEQVDLARGLIILDHTKNGDRLGIPLCDPAMKTLEAVKPSRPLASGPVFLQHTEDREPVTPDMVTTAFRRACESVGVTNFRFHDLRHTFASALVQRGVDLYRVQRLLGHRDGRMTQRYAHLAPENLRDAVQVFKDDYHKFSTMPGVGPTRLVLTA, translated from the coding sequence ATGGGGCTGTTTAAGCGCAACAAAGTGTGGTGGATGACGTTTATCTATCAGGGACGGCAGGTCCGACGGAGTACCGAATGTACAGACCGCCGACTCGCAGAAGCGGTGCTCGGAAAGATCAAGGTCAAGCTCGTCGAAGGTCGCTATTTCGACCGACTCGAAGAACAAGAACGGACCTTTGAAGAAATGGTCGAGCGTTACGTGGCTGAGCGAGTCGTGGGAGCCAGCCGTCACGGTGAACGACGGGCACGAGGCGTCTTGGCTCACCTTCTACCGGTGTTTGGCAAAAAGACCTTGGTTCAGGTCACACCGAAGGAGATTGCCGCGTACAAGTGGAAACGGCAACAAGCGGGAGCAGCACCGGCCACCATTGTGAAGGAATTGGCCTTGATGAAGACCGCGTTCAATGTGGCCATCCGAGAATGGGAATGGTGCCGAGACAATCCCGTCTGTCGCGTGTCGATGGGCAAGGTGAACAATGCTCGCGTCCGCTACTGCGATGACGAAACGTTGGCGAGAATCTACCAAGCCTGTCCGACCTGGCTGCAACCGATCGTGATGCTGGCACGCTATACCGGCCTACGCCGGGAAAACGTGGTGTGCTTGCAGTGGGAGCAAGTCGATTTGGCTCGGGGTCTCATTATTCTGGATCACACCAAGAACGGTGATCGCTTAGGCATTCCCCTGTGCGATCCTGCGATGAAGACGTTGGAAGCCGTGAAACCCTCTCGACCGCTCGCAAGCGGCCCCGTGTTCCTGCAACATACCGAGGATAGGGAACCGGTGACGCCTGATATGGTCACGACGGCCTTTCGGCGGGCCTGCGAGTCCGTAGGCGTGACGAACTTTCGCTTTCACGACCTGCGGCATACCTTCGCCTCAGCACTCGTGCAGCGAGGCGTGGATCTCTATCGGGTGCAGCGATTGCTCGGGCATCGCGATGGACGGATGACGCAACGGTATGCGCATCTGGCGCCGGAGAATTTGCGGGACGCGGTGCAGGTGTTTAAGGACGACTATCACAAATTTAGCACAATGCCGGGGGTGGGTCCGACCCGGCTTGTGCTAACTGCCTGA
- a CDS encoding helix-turn-helix domain-containing protein: MLTVKELSAWLNIKESTLYLWASENKIPCRRIHGLVRFEPEAIQAWLNGFGTSPIKPIKPFPLPIHHDSRDLNDLIEAAKSEVYTARHGETRPKSGLIQKEDADGAV; the protein is encoded by the coding sequence ATGCTTACCGTCAAAGAGCTGTCCGCTTGGCTCAACATCAAAGAATCCACACTCTACCTCTGGGCCTCAGAGAACAAGATTCCTTGCCGCCGCATTCACGGCCTCGTCCGCTTTGAACCTGAAGCCATCCAGGCGTGGCTGAATGGCTTTGGAACAAGTCCCATCAAGCCCATCAAGCCTTTCCCGCTGCCCATTCACCACGATAGCCGCGACCTCAACGACCTCATTGAAGCCGCAAAATCCGAGGTCTATACTGCCCGGCACGGGGAAACTAGACCGAAATCAGGCCTCATCCAGAAGGAGGATGCAGATGGGGCTGTTTAA
- a CDS encoding RHS repeat domain-containing protein: MAMTATNVAYEAVGNRTTGGTVVNQGNQLTADANFAYQYDDNGNLTRKTLLATGNYSQYTYDAENRLVKVEEFAAGNSTAITTSSYRYDGLGRRIEKVANGQTKRYITQPTLIV, from the coding sequence ATGGCCATGACTGCAACCAACGTAGCCTATGAAGCGGTGGGGAACCGGACGACAGGCGGGACGGTGGTCAACCAAGGCAATCAACTCACGGCGGATGCGAACTTCGCGTATCAATATGACGACAATGGCAATCTGACGAGAAAGACGCTGCTCGCGACGGGCAATTACAGCCAGTACACCTATGATGCCGAGAACCGGCTCGTGAAAGTCGAGGAATTTGCCGCCGGCAATTCCACGGCGATCACGACCAGCAGCTATCGCTATGATGGGTTAGGGAGACGGATTGAAAAGGTCGCGAATGGCCAGACCAAGCGCTACATCACCCAGCCGACCCTAATAGTGTGA